From the genome of Vulpes lagopus strain Blue_001 chromosome 2, ASM1834538v1, whole genome shotgun sequence, one region includes:
- the LOC121484184 gene encoding procathepsin L-like, translating to MHPSLFLAALCLGIASAAPQRDHSLDAHWSQWKEAHGKLYDKDEEGWRRTVWERNMEMIEQHNQEYSQGEHSFTLAMNAFGDMTNEEFKQVLNEFKIQKHKKGKMFQAPLFAEVPSSVDWREQGYVTPVKDQGQCLSCWAFSATGALEGQMFRKTGKLVSLSEQNLVDCSWPQGNRGCSGGLMEYAFQYVKDNGGLNSEESYPYLARNEPCKYRPEKSAANVTAFWPILNEEDGLMTTVATVGPVSAAVDSSPLSFQFYKKGIYYDPKCSNKLLNHGVLVVGYGFEGAESDNKKYWIVKNSWGTNWGMQGYMLLAKDRDNHCGIATRASYPVV from the exons ATGcatccttctctcttcctggctGCCCTCTGCCTGGGAATAGCCTCAGCTGCTCCACAACGGGATCACAGCTTAGATGCACACTGGTCCCAGTGGAAGGAGGCACACGGGAAACTATATGACAAG GATGAAGAAGGATGGAGGAGAACAGTATGGGAGAGGAACATGGAAATGATTGAACAGCACAATCAGGAATACAGCCAAGGGGAACACAGCTTCACTCTGGCAATGAATGCCTTTGGTGACATG ACCAATGAAGAATTCAAACAGGTGCTGAATGAATTTAAAATCCAGAagcacaagaaaggaaaaatgttccAAGCACCTCTCTTTGCTGAGGTCCCCTCATCTGTGGACTGGAGAGAACAAGGCTACGTCACTCCTGTGAAGGATCAG GGTCAGTGTCTTAGTTGTTGGGCTTTTAGTGCAACTGGTGCCCTTGAAGGACAGATGTTCCGAAAAACTGGCAAACTTGTGTCACTGAGTGAGCAGAACCTGGTGGACTGTTCTTGGCCTCAAGGCAATAGGGGCTGCAGTGGTGGCCTGATGGAATATGCCTTCCAGTATGTTAAGGACAACGGAGGCCTGAACTCAGAGGAATCCTATCCATATCTTGCAAGG aatgaacCCTGCAAATACAGGCCTGAGAAATCTGCTGCCAATGTGACTGCCTTCTGGCCCATCTTAAATGAGGAGGATGGCCTTATGACCACAGTGGCAACTGTGGGGCCTGTCTCAGCTGCTGTGGATTCAAGCCCACTATCCTTCCAGTTCTATAAAAAAG GCATTTATTATGATCCAAAGTGCAGCAATAAACTCCTGAATCACGGTGTTCTGGTAGTTGGTTATGGTTTTGAAGGAGCAGAATCGGATAACAAAAAATACTGGATTGTCAAGAACAG CTGGGGCACAAACTGGGGCATGCAGGGCTACATGCTATTGGCCAAGGATCGGGACAACCACTGTGGAATCGCCACCAGGGCTAGCTATCCTGTGGTGTGA